Proteins co-encoded in one Cydia strobilella chromosome 14, ilCydStro3.1, whole genome shotgun sequence genomic window:
- the LOC134747242 gene encoding splicing factor C9orf78, whose protein sequence is MASAGEVPEVKFKSIKKRNLRQRIKDEESDDEEQILAKLEEAKELQKLRERPNGVNVIALATGQKVTLDEEVTCKDPFKVKAGGMVNMQALKSGKVKQVDDAYDTGIGTQFSAETNKRDEDEEMMKYIDEQLAKRKEGCNSDNKDSEHNDSLKYLSPEEAALLSLPEHLRVSSTHRSEEMLSNQMLSGIPEVDLGIDAKIKNIEATEEAKMKLLWERRNKKDSPSQFVPTNMAVNFVQHNRFNIDDVKKRKAEKPEAPKTVTSAIDESVDKIVKKAKGERATDDYHYERFKKQFRRY, encoded by the exons ATGGCGTCAGCAGGCGAGGTTCCCGAGGTAAAATTTAAATCGATCAAGAAGCGGAACCTCCGACAGCGTATTAAAGATGAAGAATCCGACGATGAAGAGCAGATATTGGCAAAATTAGAAGAGGCCAAGGAGCTACAGAAGCTTCGAGAGCGTCCCAACGGGGTCAACGTCATAGCGCTCGCTACGGGTCAGAAAGTTACCCTAGATGAAGAAGTGACATGCAAGGATCCGTTTAAGGTGAAAGCAGGGGGCATGGTGAATATGCAAGCGCTGAAGAGTGGAAAGGTTAAGCAAGTGGATGATGCGTACGACACTGGAATAGGGACGCAGTTTTCTGCCGAGACCAACAAACGAGATGAAGATGAGGAAATGATGAAATATATTGACGAGCAGCTAGCAAAACGGAAAG AGGGATGCAACAGTGACAACAAAGATTCAGAACACAATGACTCACTCAAATATTTATCTCCTGAAGAAGCTGCCTTGTTATCCCTGCCTGAGCACCTCCGTGTCTCCTCCACACACAGATCTGAAGAAATGCTCTCAAATCAAATGCTCAGCGGCATCCCTGAGGTTGACTTGGGCATTGAtgccaaaattaaaaatattgaggCCACGGAAGAAGCTAAAATGAAACTATTATGGGAGCGACGGAATAAAAAAGATAGCCCTTCACAATTCGTCCCCACGAATATGGCTGTAAACTTTGTACAGCACAATAGGTTTAATATAGATGACGTAAAGAAACGCAAAGCTGAGAAACCGGAGGCTCCTAAGACTGTTACAAGTGCTATAGATGAGAGTGTAGATAAAATTGTTAAGAAAGCTAAAGGTGAAAGAGCGACTGATGATTACCATTATGAGAGATTTAAGAAACAATTTAGGCGGTACTAA
- the LOC134747295 gene encoding malate synthase-like has protein sequence MANVILLQSPPPKLEDVQKKVFSDGALEFLANLHKEFDEEINHLYDNRQKRAMDLQLLDFKKSPERLDRSWTIAPLPLRLQNRHLDLGDVSPTNTAHFVSALETDVQGIQVDFDDGHCPTWRNQLIGYQNIYLAVNGKLQGAPMSISMCPVLMLRPRAWNIIEHNILIDGKEAIGPLVDFAILMYHNAKKLHEANSGPYFYLSKLEGAGEAKLWNSVFVWAQKQLDIPQGTIKACVLIENIVSTFEMEEILYALREHSLGLNCGIWDYCASIISKFGSRKEFLLPDRNKYVNMSRHFLSCYLRLVVGTCHARGAPSTGGMAASMLKPGATAQDGESKEIINKILDSKLKEIEAGVDGFMVYDSRVVPFVNELWNKNSPTPNQISKQLSLNITAEDLLTIPSGGVTMQGLKHNVAVSILFIYYWLAGVGHFFYSGNVEDSATAEISRTQIWQWIRFAPYLEDDPKKQVTAELVEISAASFAAHAHKNLCRSNAEKKRLTAARYMSMELFLARNPPEFITSFLNDNHKFRTLHNKALLSNL, from the exons ATGGCAAACGTTATTCTTCTTCAATCGCCGCCACCAAAGTTAGAAGATGTACAAAAGAAAGTGTTTAGCGATGGAGCTTTAGAGTTTTTGGCTAATTTACACAAGGAGTTCGATGAAGAAATCAACCATTTGTACGACAACCGACAAAAAAGGGCGATGGACTTACAGTTACTAGACTTTAAGAAATCACCTGAAAGGTTGGACAGATCGTGGACTATTGCGCCGTTGCCGTTGAGACTTCA AAATCGTCATTTAGATCTCGGGGATGTATCTCCCACCAATACAGCACATTTTGTCTCCGCACTCGAAACCGACGTCCAAGGCATCCAAGTGGACTTTGATGATGGACATTGTCCGACATGGCGCAACCAGCTCATAGGCTACCAGAACATCTACTTGGCAGTGAACGGGAAGCTGCAGGGCGCTCCGATGAGCATCAGTATGTGCCCTGTGCTTATGCTGAGGCCAAGGGCTTGGAATATCATTGAGCACAATATACTG ATTGATGGCAAAGAAGCAATAGGACCACTTGTAGACTTTGCAATCCTTATGTACCACAACGCTAAAAAACTTCATGAAGCTAACAGCGGACCATACTTCTATCTATCCAAACTAGAGGGCGCAGGTGAAGCCAAACTATGGAATAGCGTATTCGTATGGGCGCAGAAACAGTTAGACATTCCTCAAGGAACTATAAAAGCTTGTGTTCTGATTGAGAATATTGTTTCCACATTTGAAATGGAAGAGATCCTTTATGCTCTGAGGGAACATTCTTTGGGGCTTAACTGTGGTATCTGGGATTATTGTGCATCTATTATTAGTAAATTCG GCAGTCGCAAAGAATTCCTGCTCCCCGACCGTAACAAGTACGTGAACATGTCCCGGCACTTCCTGAGCTGCTACCTGCGCCTAGTCGTGGGCACGTGCCACGCGCGAGGAGCGCCCTCCACGGGGGGCATGGCTGCCTCTATGCTGAAACCTGGTGCCACAGCTCAGGACGGAGA atCCAAAGAGATAATAAACAAGATTCTGGATTCAAAGCTTAAAGAAATCGAGGCAGGAGTCGATGGTTTCATGGTGTATGACTCGAGAGTTGTGCCCTTCGTAAATGAg cTTTGGAACAAAAACAGTCCAACCCCCAACCAGATATCCAAGCAGCTGTCCCTAAATATAACTGCTGAAGACCTTCTAACCATACCCAGCGGAGGAGTCACCATGCAAGGGTTGAAACATAACGTGGCGGTCTCCATACTGTTTATATACTACTGGTTGGCTGGCGTTGGACATTTCTTCTATAGTGGCAATGTGGAAGATTCGGCCACTGCTGAGATTTCTAGAACGCAGATTTGGCAGTGGATTCGGTTTGCG CCTTACCTAGAAGACGACCCGAAGAAGCAAGTGACAGCTGAACTGGTAGAGATTTCCGCCGCGAGCTTCGCTGCGCACGCGCACAAGAACCTCTGCCGATCTAACGCTGAGAAGAAAAGACTCACAGCGGCGAG